In Armatimonadota bacterium, the following are encoded in one genomic region:
- a CDS encoding deoxyribonuclease IV, with protein MRFGAHVSIAGNLHLAVDRAVAVGCECLQIFVGNPRQWRPVRYADEVVALFREKRARAGLDPLVAHSAYLINLASPDRTVHSRSVASLACSVEGITLLGGMGVITHIGSRMGHSLRAARSRVVAALEAVLQRTAGSLVLLENSAGAGEAIGGTFEELAEILDALVWHPRVGVCLDTAHLFAAGWDIRTPEGVARTLRAFDRTVGLRHLRALHLNDSRAGLGTRLDRHAHIGAGRIGTMGLRALIHHPAVHHLPGFIETPGFDRQDADRRNLEALKRLRRLGPPLRGLKSPGSIQDDAGVWRGTGKGWTSNQCLR; from the coding sequence ATGAGATTCGGCGCCCACGTCAGCATCGCCGGGAACCTCCACCTGGCTGTGGACCGGGCCGTTGCCGTCGGCTGCGAGTGCCTGCAGATCTTCGTGGGCAATCCGCGGCAGTGGCGGCCCGTGCGCTATGCCGATGAGGTGGTGGCTCTCTTCCGGGAGAAGCGCGCCCGCGCCGGCCTCGACCCCCTGGTCGCCCACTCCGCCTACCTGATCAACCTGGCCAGTCCCGACCGTACCGTCCACTCCCGCTCGGTGGCCTCCCTCGCCTGCAGCGTCGAGGGCATTACTCTCCTGGGGGGGATGGGCGTGATCACCCACATCGGCAGCCGGATGGGGCACTCCCTGCGGGCGGCGAGGTCACGGGTGGTGGCGGCGTTGGAGGCGGTGCTGCAGCGCACCGCCGGCTCGCTGGTCCTCCTGGAGAACTCGGCCGGCGCGGGTGAGGCCATCGGAGGGACCTTCGAGGAGCTGGCGGAGATCCTGGACGCACTGGTCTGGCACCCCCGCGTGGGAGTGTGTCTGGACACTGCGCACCTCTTCGCTGCGGGGTGGGATATCCGCACCCCTGAAGGGGTGGCGCGCACACTGCGGGCCTTCGACCGCACCGTGGGCCTGCGGCACCTGCGCGCCCTCCACCTTAACGACTCCCGGGCAGGGCTGGGGACGCGTCTGGATCGCCACGCGCACATCGGGGCCGGCCGGATCGGTACCATGGGGCTGCGGGCCCTCATCCACCACCCGGCGGTGCACCACCTGCCGGGGTTCATCGAGACCCCCGGCTTCGACCGGCAGGACGCCGACCGCCGGAACCTGGAGGCCCTGAAGCGGCTGCGCCGGCTGGGCCCCCCATTGCGCGGCCTGAAAAGTCCAGGAAGCATTCAAGATGACGCAGGAGTTTGGCGGGGGACGGGCAAGGGCTGGACGAGCAACCAGTGCCTCAGGTAA
- the holB gene encoding DNA polymerase III subunit delta', with protein sequence MPFREVVGQRHAVLLLRSAVRADRRAHAYLFLGPAGTGRRTLALAFAQFLNCQQPMEDDACGACRTCRRIAAGNHPDVRMLDIAAAQFLVAVGREYRGREIPIDQIRALQRDASYPPYEGRVKVYIIADAELLSPGAANSLLKVLEEPPPDVVLILIAETTVPLPATITSRCQTVRCALVPTAQIAHTLLERYATPPERARLLASLAAGRMGRALAWARSPEALGRRDRLLDRLVQVEDSTLPARLDAAEELAREREALGELLEIAALWYRDLAVWKESQDPDLLVNLDRRTEVARWAGLLSWEDLGRRIAAVEAARDSLERNVHPRILLESLFFKIAPAETPT encoded by the coding sequence ATGCCCTTCCGCGAGGTCGTCGGCCAGCGGCACGCTGTTCTTCTACTCCGCTCCGCAGTGCGCGCGGATCGTCGGGCGCACGCCTACCTGTTCCTCGGCCCGGCGGGGACGGGGCGGCGGACCCTGGCGCTGGCCTTTGCCCAGTTCTTGAACTGCCAGCAGCCGATGGAGGACGATGCCTGCGGAGCCTGTCGCACCTGTCGGCGGATTGCCGCGGGCAACCACCCCGACGTGCGCATGCTGGACATCGCCGCGGCGCAGTTCCTGGTGGCGGTGGGACGGGAGTACCGGGGTCGGGAGATCCCCATCGACCAGATCCGAGCCCTGCAGCGGGACGCCTCCTACCCGCCCTACGAGGGGCGGGTCAAGGTCTACATCATCGCCGATGCGGAGCTGCTCAGCCCCGGCGCGGCCAACAGCCTGCTGAAGGTGCTGGAGGAGCCGCCGCCGGATGTGGTCCTCATCCTCATCGCGGAGACCACGGTGCCTCTGCCCGCCACCATCACCTCCCGCTGCCAGACCGTCCGCTGCGCGCTGGTCCCCACGGCGCAGATTGCGCATACGCTGCTGGAGCGTTACGCCACCCCACCGGAGCGGGCGCGGCTGCTGGCCTCCCTGGCGGCGGGGCGCATGGGGCGGGCGCTGGCCTGGGCCCGCTCCCCGGAGGCGCTGGGCCGGCGCGACCGCCTGCTGGACCGCCTGGTGCAGGTGGAGGACTCCACTCTGCCGGCCCGTCTGGATGCCGCGGAGGAGCTGGCCCGGGAGCGGGAGGCCCTGGGGGAGCTGCTGGAGATCGCCGCCCTCTGGTACCGCGACCTGGCGGTGTGGAAGGAGTCGCAGGATCCGGACCTGCTGGTCAACCTGGACCGGCGGACGGAGGTCGCCCGCTGGGCGGGACTGCTCTCCTGGGAGGACCTGGGCCGGCGCATCGCCGCCGTGGAGGCGGCGCGGGACTCCCTGGAGCGTAACGTCCACCCGCGTATCCTGCTGGAGAGTCTGTTCTTCAAGATCGCCCCGGCGGAAACCCCCACATAG
- a CDS encoding cyclic-di-AMP receptor, whose translation MKLVLAVVQEKDGGRLMEALTAAQFQGTMLASTGGFLREGNSTILIGVQDEQVDEVLGIIQKVCHRREQLLSPMPPVVEPVDSYVTYPVKVEVGGAIVFVLGVDRMERI comes from the coding sequence ATCAAACTTGTCCTGGCCGTGGTGCAGGAGAAGGACGGGGGGAGGCTGATGGAGGCCCTCACCGCCGCCCAGTTCCAGGGGACGATGCTGGCCAGCACGGGCGGATTCCTCCGTGAGGGGAACAGTACCATCCTGATCGGCGTCCAGGACGAGCAGGTGGATGAGGTGCTGGGGATCATCCAGAAGGTCTGCCACCGCCGGGAACAGTTGCTGAGCCCCATGCCTCCGGTGGTGGAGCCCGTGGACTCCTACGTCACCTATCCGGTGAAGGTGGAGGTGGGCGGGGCCATCGTCTTCGTCCTGGGCGTGGACAGGATGGAGCGCATTTAG
- the tmk gene encoding dTMP kinase has translation MRGFFITLEGPDGAGKSTQGRLLEAYLRGAGVDVLSTREPGGTPIGERIRQILLDTNHAEMAAETEMLLFAAARAQLVRQVVRPALDGGTTVLSERYVDASLAYQGYGRGLDLGLVRAVNEAATGGLLPDLTVLLDIDPEVGLHRAWTAAREGTRGGDRLEREALAFHQRVRAGFLELARESPKRFVVVDAQDDVERVHQAVVQAVRELLGGRR, from the coding sequence GTGCGCGGCTTCTTCATCACCCTGGAGGGCCCGGATGGGGCCGGCAAGAGCACACAGGGCCGCCTCCTGGAGGCCTACCTGCGGGGAGCCGGGGTGGACGTCCTCTCCACCCGCGAGCCCGGCGGCACCCCGATCGGCGAGCGCATCCGCCAGATCCTGCTGGACACCAACCACGCCGAGATGGCCGCGGAGACAGAGATGCTGCTCTTCGCCGCCGCCCGGGCGCAGTTGGTGCGCCAGGTGGTACGGCCGGCGCTGGATGGGGGCACCACCGTGCTCTCCGAACGCTACGTGGACGCCTCCCTGGCCTACCAGGGGTACGGCCGGGGCCTGGACCTGGGTCTGGTGCGCGCGGTGAACGAGGCGGCTACCGGGGGGCTGCTGCCCGATCTGACCGTGCTTCTGGACATCGACCCGGAGGTGGGCTTGCACCGCGCGTGGACCGCGGCCCGGGAAGGCACCCGGGGCGGCGACCGGCTGGAGCGGGAGGCCCTGGCCTTCCACCAGCGGGTGCGGGCAGGATTCCTGGAGCTGGCGCGCGAATCGCCGAAGCGGTTCGTCGTCGTCGACGCGCAGGACGACGTGGAGCGCGTGCACCAGGCGGTGGTGCAGGCGGTCCGGGAGCTGCTGGGCGGACGGAGATAG
- a CDS encoding R3H domain-containing nucleic acid-binding protein has product MGRGQIQITDDLEALLEVLPPAIRAALEQQADLDQLLEVVLDLGRLPEARFPGAVVYLSGTPTTREEIRHVTSRVGAFGKDNRAGIERTLHRISAIRNRQGEIIGLTCRVGRAVFGTVDIVRDVIEQGKSILLLGRPGVGKTTLLREAARVLADEFKKRVVIVDTSNEIAGDGDIPHPGIGGARRMQVPEPSLQHAVMIEAVENHMPEVIVIDEIGTEAEALAARTIAERGVQLIATAHGNTLDNLLQNPTLADLIGGIQAVTLSDEEARRRGTQKTVLERKAPPTFDVIIEIQEKDRLAVHHDVAAVVDRFLRGAPPRPELRVRTEGGEVEITRPTLRAETWAPAGPLAPATDGTRPGGRVLRIYPFAVSRNRLERAIRELRVPAYITDTLADADMVLSIRSQEKRRPKKLADAQARGIPLHVIKSNTVSQIQAFLREVFDVEEYMGEETAALREVEEAIAEVFESAQPVELSPQNSYVRRLQHQLIQRYGLASESRGEEPLRRVVIFPK; this is encoded by the coding sequence TTGGGGCGAGGCCAGATTCAGATTACCGACGACCTGGAGGCCCTGCTGGAGGTCCTGCCGCCGGCCATCCGCGCGGCCCTGGAGCAGCAGGCGGACCTGGACCAGCTCCTGGAGGTAGTGCTGGACCTGGGGCGGTTGCCCGAGGCGCGCTTCCCCGGGGCGGTGGTCTACTTGAGCGGCACCCCCACCACCCGTGAGGAGATCAGGCACGTGACCAGCCGGGTGGGCGCCTTCGGTAAGGACAACCGGGCCGGGATCGAGCGTACCCTGCACCGCATCTCCGCCATCCGCAACCGCCAGGGGGAGATCATCGGCCTGACCTGCCGGGTGGGGCGGGCCGTTTTCGGCACCGTGGACATCGTCCGCGACGTGATCGAGCAGGGCAAGTCCATCCTCCTGCTGGGGCGGCCCGGGGTGGGCAAGACCACCCTGCTGCGGGAGGCGGCACGCGTCCTGGCCGACGAGTTCAAGAAGCGCGTGGTCATCGTGGACACCAGCAACGAGATCGCCGGGGACGGGGACATCCCCCACCCGGGGATCGGCGGGGCGCGGCGCATGCAGGTGCCGGAGCCCTCCCTGCAGCACGCGGTGATGATCGAGGCCGTGGAGAACCACATGCCGGAAGTGATCGTCATCGATGAGATCGGCACCGAGGCGGAGGCGCTGGCGGCGCGGACCATTGCCGAGCGCGGTGTCCAGCTCATCGCCACCGCCCACGGCAACACCCTGGACAACCTGCTGCAGAACCCTACCCTGGCCGACCTGATCGGGGGCATCCAGGCGGTCACCCTCTCGGACGAGGAAGCGCGGCGGCGGGGGACGCAGAAGACGGTGCTGGAGCGCAAGGCTCCGCCCACCTTTGACGTAATCATCGAGATCCAGGAGAAGGACCGTCTGGCCGTGCACCACGACGTGGCTGCGGTGGTGGACCGCTTCCTGCGCGGCGCCCCTCCCCGCCCCGAGCTGCGCGTGCGCACCGAGGGGGGAGAGGTGGAGATCACCCGGCCGACGCTTCGGGCGGAGACGTGGGCGCCGGCGGGCCCCCTGGCGCCTGCAACGGACGGGACACGCCCGGGGGGGCGGGTGCTGCGCATCTACCCCTTTGCCGTGAGCCGCAACCGCCTGGAGCGGGCCATCCGCGAGTTGCGGGTGCCCGCCTACATCACCGACACTCTGGCCGACGCCGATATGGTGCTGTCCATCCGGTCCCAGGAGAAGCGCCGCCCCAAGAAGCTGGCCGACGCCCAGGCCCGGGGCATCCCCCTGCACGTGATCAAGAGCAACACCGTCTCCCAGATCCAGGCCTTCCTGCGGGAGGTGTTTGACGTCGAGGAGTACATGGGCGAGGAGACCGCCGCCCTGCGCGAGGTGGAGGAGGCCATCGCCGAGGTCTTCGAGTCGGCGCAGCCGGTGGAGCTCTCCCCGCAGAACTCCTACGTGCGGCGGCTGCAGCACCAGCTCATCCAGCGCTACGGTCTGGCCTCGGAGAGCCGCGGCGAGGAACCACTGCGCCGCGTGGTCATCTTCCCCAAGTAG
- a CDS encoding class I SAM-dependent rRNA methyltransferase, with protein MATVTLHPGREARLAGGHLWIYSGEIRSLEGAVQPGEVVDVRAADRTFLGRGYFNPRSTIAVRLLTRQREAIDDAFFRRRLKEALALRRRVVAGTTAFRLVSSEGDGLPGLIVDRYGDVLVMQVLTVGMARQQARLVRLLQELVQPAAIYGRNDAPVRRLEGLPREAGFLAGEGLLLVDIEEAGLRFRVDVAGGQKTGFYLDQRENRQAIETYARGEVLDAFCYTGGFALHAARAGATVLGVDSSAEAVAAAAEHARWNGLGDRCAFQTGNAFDVLRALAKQGPRFDMVILDPPAFAPSKRALPRAAAAYKEINLRALKILRPGGVLVSCSCSAHVSEELLCALVAEAAFDARRRLRLLEARGQARDHPVHPGMPETRYLKCLILEVA; from the coding sequence GTGGCCACCGTCACCCTCCACCCCGGTCGGGAAGCGCGCCTGGCCGGGGGGCACCTCTGGATCTACAGCGGCGAGATCCGCTCCCTGGAGGGGGCGGTGCAGCCCGGGGAGGTCGTCGACGTGCGCGCCGCCGACCGCACCTTCCTCGGGCGCGGCTACTTCAACCCCCGCTCCACCATCGCCGTTCGCCTGCTCACCCGGCAGCGGGAGGCGATCGACGACGCCTTCTTCCGCCGCCGCCTGAAGGAGGCCCTGGCGCTGCGGCGCCGCGTGGTGGCCGGGACCACAGCTTTCCGTCTGGTCTCCAGCGAAGGAGACGGCCTGCCGGGGCTGATCGTCGACCGCTACGGCGACGTTCTGGTCATGCAGGTGCTGACTGTGGGCATGGCCCGTCAGCAGGCACGACTCGTCCGCCTGCTCCAGGAGCTGGTGCAGCCGGCGGCGATCTACGGGCGAAACGACGCGCCGGTGCGCCGCCTGGAAGGCCTGCCGCGGGAGGCGGGATTCCTGGCCGGCGAAGGACTGCTGCTGGTGGACATCGAGGAGGCGGGCCTGCGCTTTCGCGTGGACGTGGCGGGGGGGCAGAAGACCGGCTTCTACCTGGATCAGCGGGAGAACCGGCAGGCCATAGAGACCTACGCCCGCGGCGAGGTCCTGGATGCCTTCTGTTACACGGGCGGGTTCGCCCTGCACGCCGCCCGTGCCGGGGCCACGGTGCTGGGGGTGGACAGCTCGGCGGAGGCCGTGGCCGCAGCCGCCGAGCACGCCCGGTGGAACGGCCTGGGTGATCGCTGCGCCTTTCAGACGGGAAACGCCTTCGACGTGCTGCGCGCCCTGGCCAAGCAGGGGCCGCGCTTCGACATGGTGATCCTCGACCCCCCTGCCTTCGCCCCCAGCAAGCGTGCCCTCCCCCGGGCCGCGGCCGCCTACAAGGAGATCAACCTGCGGGCCCTCAAGATCCTCCGCCCCGGCGGCGTCCTGGTCTCCTGCTCCTGCTCCGCCCACGTGAGCGAGGAACTGCTGTGCGCGCTGGTGGCAGAGGCGGCCTTTGACGCTCGCCGGCGGCTCCGCCTGCTGGAGGCGCGCGGGCAGGCCCGCGACCATCCCGTCCACCCGGGGATGCCGGAGACCCGCTACCTGAAGTGCCTCATCCTGGAGGTGGCCTGA